One stretch of Corallococcus exiguus DNA includes these proteins:
- a CDS encoding HAD family hydrolase, whose amino-acid sequence MRIERVEETLERIRREVERTPDGVLAFDGDGTLWSGDVGDDLFMALLEHGGVRPEARVALERLGARHGVESHPDAVTLAHALFKAFEAGRLPEKDTYEMMAWVFAGWHAEEMRGFALDVVARRGVAGRVHPEARRVVEWARGQGVDCYVVSASPRAVVEAAVREVGITPDFVVACTPKEAGGRLLTSVFEPVPYGPGKVNSLRLRTNRPLYAAFGDNVFDLELLAASRVPVAIRPKARLRDRAADLPALVQLRPEEA is encoded by the coding sequence ATGAGGATTGAGCGGGTCGAGGAGACGCTGGAGCGCATCCGTCGCGAGGTGGAGCGGACGCCGGACGGTGTGCTGGCCTTCGACGGTGACGGCACGCTGTGGAGCGGGGACGTGGGCGACGACCTGTTCATGGCCCTGCTGGAGCACGGCGGCGTGCGCCCCGAGGCCCGCGTGGCGCTGGAGCGGCTGGGGGCCCGCCACGGCGTGGAGTCGCATCCGGACGCGGTGACGCTGGCGCACGCGCTGTTCAAGGCGTTCGAGGCCGGGCGCCTGCCGGAGAAGGACACCTACGAGATGATGGCGTGGGTCTTCGCCGGCTGGCACGCGGAGGAGATGCGCGGCTTCGCCCTCGACGTGGTGGCAAGGCGAGGCGTGGCCGGCCGCGTCCATCCGGAGGCCCGCCGCGTGGTGGAGTGGGCGCGGGGGCAGGGCGTGGACTGCTACGTGGTCAGCGCATCGCCGCGCGCGGTGGTGGAGGCCGCGGTGCGCGAGGTGGGCATCACGCCTGACTTCGTGGTGGCGTGCACACCGAAGGAAGCGGGCGGACGGCTGCTGACGTCTGTCTTCGAACCCGTGCCCTACGGCCCCGGCAAGGTGAACAGCCTGCGGCTGAGGACGAACCGGCCGCTCTATGCAGCCTTCGGCGACAACGTGTTCGACCTGGAGCTGCTCGCGGCCTCCCGCGTTCCGGTGGCCATCCGCCCCAAGGCTCGGCTGCGTGATCGCGCGGCGGATCTGCCCGCGCTGGTGCAGCTGCGCCCCGAAGAGGCCTGA
- a CDS encoding OmpA family protein, whose product MRTKAQSWALAALLATAVTPAAFGQTTTSPLRPLDLERLRFTPAATDSMLVDTGRVLPEGGYRLLLMVNYERGILLLQGSDGLERSILHYRTAGWLAGAWSPVDRLEFSAKLPVIIAQGGHGAEQLVGVSEPDSFGLGTPELGVRYELLRREEGAPVFLGLGLDIGLPGGTADAFGRQAGWAGFQFAPRVSVSREVGPVVLGANAGIRIRSREVEPGRDVGTELEQGVVVATRGKGLRAEIALQAAESLVESDLALELLGGVRLPVGAGFEAFAIGGHGFTDIPGTPSFRLAAGIAYANEPEPVDRCRTGRSHTPEQCPNEDDDGDGVANKDDRCPLEAGSVENNGCPDKDSDGDGVVDREDPCPNEAGPASERGCPVKDTDGDGVPDKDDACPNQAGPASERGCPVKDTDGDGVPDKDDACPNEAGPASERGCPAKEQPKPEEPKPQPEEKPAETTSPLEHIVQFPVNQSEFQENEQRQLDDIAAYLKANPKLNVRIEGHTDNSGPEEANRTLSQQRANRVREYLIQKGIAGSRLEAKGFGPDRPRVSNETPEGRSANRRVEFVPVTGS is encoded by the coding sequence TTGCGTACGAAGGCTCAGAGCTGGGCGCTGGCCGCGCTGCTGGCCACCGCCGTCACCCCCGCCGCGTTCGGGCAGACCACCACGAGCCCGCTCAGGCCGCTGGACCTGGAGCGCCTGCGCTTCACGCCGGCGGCGACGGACTCGATGCTGGTGGACACCGGCCGCGTGCTCCCCGAGGGCGGCTACCGCCTGCTCCTCATGGTCAACTACGAGCGCGGCATCCTCCTGCTCCAGGGCAGTGACGGGCTGGAGCGCTCCATCCTCCACTACCGCACCGCGGGCTGGCTGGCCGGCGCGTGGTCGCCGGTGGACCGGTTGGAGTTCTCCGCGAAGCTGCCCGTCATCATCGCGCAGGGCGGTCACGGCGCGGAGCAGCTGGTGGGCGTGAGCGAGCCGGACTCGTTCGGCCTGGGCACGCCGGAGCTGGGCGTGCGCTACGAGCTGCTGCGGCGCGAGGAAGGCGCGCCGGTGTTCCTGGGCCTGGGATTGGACATCGGGCTGCCGGGAGGCACGGCGGACGCGTTCGGCCGTCAGGCGGGCTGGGCCGGGTTCCAGTTCGCGCCCCGCGTGTCCGTCAGCCGCGAGGTGGGCCCCGTGGTGCTGGGCGCCAACGCGGGCATCCGGATCCGCTCACGTGAAGTGGAGCCGGGCCGCGACGTGGGCACGGAGCTGGAGCAGGGCGTGGTGGTGGCCACGCGCGGCAAGGGGCTGCGCGCCGAAATCGCGCTGCAGGCCGCCGAGTCGCTCGTGGAGTCGGACCTGGCGCTGGAGTTGTTGGGCGGCGTGCGGCTGCCGGTGGGCGCGGGCTTCGAGGCCTTCGCGATTGGCGGGCACGGCTTCACGGACATCCCGGGCACGCCGTCGTTCCGGCTGGCCGCGGGCATCGCGTACGCGAACGAGCCCGAGCCCGTGGACCGGTGCCGCACCGGCCGCAGCCACACGCCGGAGCAGTGCCCGAACGAGGACGACGACGGCGACGGCGTGGCCAACAAGGACGACCGCTGCCCGCTGGAGGCCGGCTCCGTGGAGAACAACGGCTGCCCGGACAAGGACTCGGACGGCGACGGCGTGGTGGACCGCGAGGACCCGTGCCCGAACGAGGCCGGCCCCGCGTCCGAGCGCGGCTGCCCGGTGAAGGACACGGACGGCGACGGTGTGCCCGACAAGGACGACGCCTGCCCGAACCAGGCCGGCCCCGCGTCCGAGCGTGGCTGCCCCGTGAAGGACACGGATGGCGACGGCGTGCCCGACAAGGACGACGCCTGCCCGAACGAGGCCGGCCCCGCGTCCGAGCGTGGCTGCCCCGCGAAGGAACAGCCCAAGCCCGAGGAGCCCAAGCCCCAGCCCGAGGAGAAGCCCGCGGAGACGACGTCGCCGCTGGAGCACATCGTCCAGTTCCCGGTGAACCAGTCGGAGTTCCAGGAGAACGAGCAGCGGCAGCTGGATGACATCGCGGCCTACCTGAAGGCGAACCCGAAGCTGAACGTCCGGATTGAAGGCCACACGGACAACAGCGGTCCGGAGGAAGCCAACCGCACGCTGAGCCAGCAGCGCGCGAACCGTGTGCGCGAGTACCTCATCCAAAAGGGCATCGCGGGCTCGCGACTGGAGGCGAAGGGCTTCGGCCCCGACCGTCCGCGCGTGTCCAACGAGACGCCGGAAGGCCGCAGCGCGAACCGCCGCGTGGAGTTCGTCCCCGTCACGGGGAGCTGA
- a CDS encoding kelch repeat-containing protein produces the protein MRSQRAVWSRLLLFAASLGLLSCGGNERPAASEGIRTTHARLATAPAWYATPSMATARGQHAAVLLPNGKLLVVNGVNSSGFVGTAETYDPATSTWASAGPSSLTGNVTLAVLLPTGRVLVLTDGSQGGRLYDPVANTWASTGNMSTTRALPTATLLGTGQVLISGGVGGGGVRLTTAELYDPATNTFTATGAMTAGRNAHMSTRLRDGRVLAVSGFSGSGEVPGADLYDPASGTWSAAAPPLVARHYSTSTLLPDGRVLVAGGFTASGVTAQSELYDPAANTWTATGNLAFPRASHMATLLPNGRVLVTGGSNTSRVAQIESEIYDPATGTWTAAGTMNTARENHSATLLPSGKVFVTGGFAQLPGTTFFAQTEVYDPAASQWSPAGAMGTPRTDPVVALLPGGQVLVAGGRGVSSSAAVEVYDRASNSWSAAPALAVPRERATATVLRSGQVLVAGGRNAGVSTASAQRYDSTTGTWLPTADLLGTRHLHSATLLPDGRVFVSGGQRNASVLASAELYSPDANTWSTASPPSVARAGHGAVLLHDGRVLVAGGHDNTGAETASAELYDPATNTWAPAANLNDIRDELTLTLLPSGQVLAAGGLVGLTYLTSAELYDPATNTWTPVGSLSQSRYHHTATLLPSGKVLIAGGLTDLGAYVDTAEIFDPQLRIFTTVADPTTRGGLISTALPSGEALLVGGVGAPDAELFNENGAQPAWRPTVTIPVTLVAACPTVLEGMLFRGISGGSSGSYSDSSTDFPLVRFRAAEGGRLWTLPSSNTSATRATVTVPADVPVGTYGLTVFANAISGGRMVTVVANRPPTAADQTVVVPKDTVTAIALAGTDQDPGQVLSWTAVTQPQHGTLGTSAQGTLEYTPNPGFVGTDSFTYRVRDCADDSNIATVTLNVTEDTAPPTLTCPTNLSVEATDPDGALVTYDPAVLEPAGGLPVSYSRPSGALFPIGTTTVTATSTGLTCTFQVTVQDTTAPTLTCPADITVAPNTQVTFTPTATDAVTANPTVTSSPASGSEFPAGATQVTVTATDAAGNTAQCTFQVRVQAQVVEIAGGGCNSTGGTTSALALLAALAAWGSSRRRQNPARGN, from the coding sequence ATGCGGTCACAACGCGCTGTCTGGAGCAGGCTCCTGTTGTTCGCCGCGAGCCTGGGCCTTCTTTCCTGCGGCGGGAACGAGCGCCCGGCTGCATCCGAGGGCATCCGCACCACGCACGCCCGTCTCGCGACGGCACCGGCCTGGTACGCCACCCCGTCCATGGCGACGGCACGCGGGCAACACGCGGCCGTCCTGCTCCCCAACGGGAAGCTGCTCGTCGTCAACGGCGTCAACTCGTCCGGATTCGTGGGCACGGCGGAGACCTACGATCCCGCCACCAGCACCTGGGCCTCCGCGGGCCCCTCCAGCCTCACGGGCAACGTCACCCTGGCCGTGCTCCTGCCCACGGGCCGGGTGCTGGTGCTGACCGATGGCTCGCAGGGGGGGCGCCTCTATGATCCCGTCGCCAACACCTGGGCCTCCACGGGCAACATGTCCACGACCCGCGCGCTCCCCACGGCCACGCTGCTGGGGACGGGACAGGTCCTGATCTCGGGCGGCGTCGGCGGTGGCGGCGTCCGGCTCACGACCGCGGAACTCTACGACCCCGCGACCAACACCTTCACCGCCACGGGCGCCATGACCGCGGGCCGCAACGCGCACATGTCGACGCGGCTGCGTGACGGGCGGGTGCTCGCGGTGAGCGGCTTCAGCGGCAGCGGAGAGGTGCCCGGCGCCGACCTCTACGATCCGGCCAGCGGCACCTGGTCCGCCGCCGCACCCCCGCTGGTGGCCCGCCACTACTCCACCAGCACCCTGCTTCCCGACGGCCGCGTGCTCGTCGCGGGTGGCTTCACCGCGAGCGGTGTCACGGCCCAGTCGGAGCTCTACGACCCGGCCGCCAACACCTGGACCGCGACCGGCAACCTCGCGTTCCCGCGCGCCAGCCACATGGCCACGTTGCTGCCCAATGGCCGCGTCCTCGTCACCGGCGGTTCCAACACTTCCAGGGTGGCGCAGATCGAATCGGAGATCTACGACCCCGCCACCGGCACCTGGACCGCCGCGGGCACGATGAACACCGCCCGCGAGAACCACAGCGCGACGCTGCTGCCCTCGGGCAAGGTGTTCGTCACGGGCGGGTTCGCCCAGCTCCCCGGCACGACGTTCTTCGCGCAGACGGAGGTCTACGACCCCGCCGCGAGCCAGTGGTCCCCGGCCGGCGCCATGGGCACGCCCCGGACGGATCCCGTGGTTGCGCTGCTGCCTGGCGGCCAGGTGCTCGTCGCGGGAGGCCGTGGCGTCAGTTCCTCGGCGGCGGTGGAGGTGTATGACCGCGCGAGCAACAGCTGGAGCGCCGCGCCCGCGCTCGCCGTGCCCCGCGAGCGCGCGACCGCGACCGTCCTGCGCTCCGGCCAGGTGCTGGTCGCCGGTGGCCGCAACGCGGGCGTCTCGACGGCCTCCGCCCAACGCTACGACTCCACCACCGGAACCTGGCTGCCCACCGCCGACCTCCTCGGCACGAGGCACCTCCACTCCGCCACGCTCCTTCCGGATGGCCGGGTCTTCGTCTCCGGCGGACAGCGCAACGCCTCGGTGCTCGCCTCCGCGGAGCTCTACTCGCCCGACGCCAACACCTGGAGCACGGCGTCGCCTCCCAGCGTCGCGCGCGCAGGCCACGGCGCGGTGCTGCTCCATGACGGCAGGGTGCTCGTCGCTGGCGGCCATGACAACACCGGCGCGGAGACGGCCTCGGCGGAGCTGTACGATCCCGCCACGAACACCTGGGCCCCCGCAGCGAACCTCAACGATATCCGGGACGAGCTGACGCTGACGCTGCTGCCCTCGGGCCAGGTGCTGGCGGCGGGAGGACTCGTGGGCCTCACGTACCTCACGTCCGCGGAGCTGTACGACCCCGCCACGAACACCTGGACTCCGGTGGGCTCGCTCTCGCAGTCGCGCTATCACCACACCGCCACATTGCTGCCCTCCGGCAAGGTCCTGATCGCGGGCGGCCTGACCGACCTGGGCGCGTACGTCGACACCGCGGAGATCTTCGATCCCCAGCTGCGCATCTTCACGACCGTCGCGGACCCCACCACACGCGGAGGGCTGATCTCCACCGCCCTGCCTTCAGGCGAGGCCCTCCTCGTGGGAGGCGTGGGCGCGCCCGACGCGGAGCTGTTCAACGAGAACGGCGCCCAGCCCGCGTGGCGGCCCACGGTGACGATTCCGGTGACCCTCGTCGCGGCCTGCCCCACCGTCCTGGAGGGCATGCTGTTCCGGGGCATCTCCGGAGGCAGCAGCGGCAGCTACTCGGACTCCTCCACCGACTTCCCCCTGGTGCGGTTCCGCGCCGCGGAAGGCGGGCGTCTCTGGACGCTTCCCTCCAGCAACACCTCGGCCACGCGCGCGACGGTGACCGTCCCCGCGGACGTGCCGGTGGGCACCTACGGGCTGACTGTCTTCGCCAACGCCATCTCTGGCGGCCGGATGGTGACCGTCGTCGCCAACCGTCCTCCGACGGCGGCGGACCAGACGGTCGTCGTTCCGAAGGACACGGTCACGGCGATCGCCCTGGCCGGCACGGATCAGGACCCCGGCCAGGTGTTGAGCTGGACCGCGGTCACCCAGCCGCAGCACGGCACGCTCGGCACCAGCGCGCAGGGGACGCTCGAGTACACCCCCAACCCCGGCTTCGTGGGCACGGACAGCTTCACCTACCGGGTCCGTGACTGCGCCGACGACAGCAACATCGCGACCGTGACCCTCAACGTGACGGAGGACACGGCCCCCCCCACCCTCACCTGCCCCACGAACCTCTCCGTGGAGGCGACGGATCCGGACGGCGCGCTCGTGACCTACGACCCCGCCGTGCTGGAACCGGCGGGAGGGCTCCCGGTGAGCTACTCGCGGCCGTCGGGCGCGCTGTTCCCGATTGGCACCACGACGGTCACCGCGACCTCCACCGGCCTCACCTGTACGTTCCAGGTGACGGTGCAGGACACCACGGCGCCCACCCTCACCTGCCCCGCGGACATCACCGTGGCGCCGAACACGCAGGTGACGTTCACGCCCACGGCCACGGACGCGGTGACAGCCAATCCGACCGTGACGTCCTCGCCCGCGTCGGGCAGTGAGTTCCCGGCGGGAGCCACGCAGGTCACCGTCACCGCGACGGATGCGGCCGGCAACACCGCGCAGTGCACGTTCCAGGTCCGGGTCCAGGCGCAGGTCGTGGAGATCGCTGGCGGTGGCTGTAACAGCACCGGTGGCACCACGTCCGCGCTGGCGCTCCTCGCCGCGCTGGCGGCCTGGGGCTCGTCGCGTCGCCGTCAGAACCCGGCCCGGGGGAACTGA
- a CDS encoding type VI immunity family protein: MNKYPLLQHFSTTLPRVQLVLRIVFYLPHDHRVLAPVLRQVLDTYLGFIAASGGALTSGYDPDISEDSFPLTPDTWGEVHTELEKARFGPLEDMDQDSFWFWTLTKRNYDTWVLLKGGHSEPDGYEFSFESRLPWREPSSEHSVLSVKLPISFLETQGPEKAFALARSLAELLPFSTGHAGLSLSFTRGRSKLLPLLKEQLSRHPGWHVPPPLTWGLGPWIDDVHWLNFLGPPLLETVGGIQALRSHLSHPETTVQELTGGRALISLGAEPLAGDTKRGETLPAYRELARFLEPWLLPFPHVNTWDGYTDEEARLWWRRFLEAPPEKIYDPRGG; encoded by the coding sequence GTGAATAAGTATCCGCTCCTTCAACACTTCTCCACGACGCTCCCCCGGGTCCAACTGGTCCTGCGCATCGTGTTCTATCTGCCGCATGACCACCGGGTGTTGGCCCCCGTCCTACGACAGGTCCTCGACACCTATCTTGGATTCATTGCGGCCAGTGGTGGGGCACTGACCTCTGGCTATGATCCCGACATCAGTGAGGATTCCTTCCCACTCACTCCTGACACCTGGGGAGAGGTCCACACGGAGTTGGAGAAGGCTCGCTTTGGGCCTCTGGAGGACATGGACCAGGACTCCTTCTGGTTTTGGACCCTGACCAAGAGGAACTACGACACATGGGTTCTTCTCAAGGGAGGACATTCGGAGCCAGATGGCTACGAATTCAGTTTCGAGTCTCGGCTCCCATGGAGAGAACCCAGTTCCGAGCACAGCGTTCTGAGCGTGAAGCTCCCGATAAGCTTCCTGGAGACTCAGGGGCCCGAGAAGGCCTTTGCACTGGCACGGTCTCTGGCGGAGCTTCTTCCGTTCTCCACGGGCCATGCCGGGCTGTCGCTCTCATTCACGCGCGGGAGGTCGAAGCTCCTTCCCCTTCTCAAGGAGCAGCTGTCCAGGCATCCCGGCTGGCACGTTCCGCCTCCGCTGACGTGGGGCTTGGGACCGTGGATCGACGACGTGCACTGGCTGAATTTCCTGGGCCCACCCCTGCTCGAAACCGTTGGCGGCATCCAGGCGCTCCGCTCGCACCTGAGCCATCCGGAGACCACTGTCCAGGAGCTCACCGGAGGCCGTGCCCTGATCAGCCTGGGCGCCGAGCCGCTCGCGGGGGACACGAAACGGGGTGAGACACTGCCGGCGTATCGCGAACTGGCCCGGTTCCTGGAGCCCTGGCTCTTGCCCTTCCCACACGTCAACACCTGGGACGGCTACACCGACGAGGAGGCCCGTCTCTGGTGGCGCCGCTTCCTGGAGGCCCCTCCCGAGAAAATCTACGACCCACGCGGCGGATGA
- a CDS encoding tRNA (5-methylaminomethyl-2-thiouridine)(34)-methyltransferase MnmD yields the protein MSEPSHPRDGDFELVTLRNGHRAVRHLGHGEVMHPAVGPWQEALRLYVEQPGLADRLRQPGSPLVIHDVGLGAATNAVAALTRARELGPDRARDLHIVSFEVDLAPLRLALADAEGFPFLQPFREAAESLMKHGAWSEPGIQWTLKQGDAVPFLDPDAGLPPADLVFFDPFSPASNPDMWTEAVLARVRRHCREDGEGALLMTYSAATPTRVTLLLAGFYVGAGVSTGAKGETTVASTRYETLAAPLGTRWLDRWERSSSRAPHGGTLTPEVERRLRTHPQWR from the coding sequence ATGTCCGAGCCCTCCCATCCGCGCGACGGCGACTTCGAGCTCGTCACCCTTCGCAACGGCCACCGCGCCGTGCGCCACCTGGGCCATGGCGAGGTCATGCACCCCGCGGTGGGCCCGTGGCAGGAAGCCCTGCGCCTCTACGTCGAACAGCCCGGCCTCGCGGACCGCCTGCGCCAGCCCGGCTCGCCGCTCGTCATCCACGACGTGGGCCTGGGCGCCGCCACCAACGCCGTCGCCGCGCTCACCCGCGCCCGCGAACTGGGCCCGGACCGCGCCCGCGACCTGCACATCGTCAGCTTCGAGGTGGACCTGGCCCCGCTGCGGCTCGCGCTCGCGGACGCGGAGGGCTTCCCCTTCCTCCAGCCTTTCCGCGAAGCCGCTGAAAGCCTCATGAAGCACGGCGCCTGGAGCGAGCCCGGCATCCAGTGGACCCTCAAGCAGGGGGACGCGGTGCCCTTCCTGGATCCGGACGCGGGGCTGCCCCCGGCGGACCTCGTCTTCTTCGATCCGTTCTCACCCGCGTCCAACCCGGACATGTGGACCGAAGCCGTCCTCGCCCGGGTGCGCCGGCATTGCCGGGAAGACGGAGAGGGCGCCCTGCTGATGACCTACAGCGCGGCCACGCCCACCCGCGTCACGCTGCTGCTCGCGGGGTTCTACGTGGGCGCCGGCGTGTCCACCGGCGCCAAGGGGGAGACCACCGTGGCCTCGACCCGCTACGAAACACTGGCCGCCCCGCTGGGGACCCGGTGGCTGGACCGCTGGGAGCGCTCGTCCTCCCGGGCCCCGCACGGGGGCACCCTCACGCCTGAGGTCGAGCGTCGCCTCCGGACCCATCCTCAGTGGCGCTGA
- a CDS encoding DUF2378 family protein: MNPEKLVFAQTVDALFVRALENRLTPACREHLKRAGLDLDKKLERSYSLEQWREFLRIAAGHVYGGVPAEAAYYSLGERFMDAYFGTFFGRALLGVGRLAGPRRMLLRADLGFRAGNNFSEIKIVERSATSLELWMNDVLADQPTFAAGLLARAVALCGGGRVVALPEEFDGTAATFHLRWSEASAEGALSATEDGSGGDARPQA, encoded by the coding sequence ATGAATCCTGAGAAGCTTGTCTTCGCCCAGACCGTCGACGCGCTCTTCGTCCGCGCGCTGGAGAACCGCCTGACGCCGGCGTGCCGCGAGCACCTGAAGCGGGCGGGGCTGGACCTCGACAAAAAGCTGGAGCGCTCCTACTCGCTGGAGCAGTGGCGGGAGTTCCTGCGCATCGCGGCCGGGCACGTCTACGGCGGCGTGCCGGCGGAGGCCGCGTACTACTCCCTGGGCGAGCGCTTCATGGACGCCTACTTCGGCACCTTCTTTGGCCGTGCGCTCCTGGGCGTGGGCCGGCTGGCCGGTCCCCGGCGGATGCTGCTGCGGGCGGACCTGGGCTTTCGCGCCGGCAACAACTTCAGTGAAATCAAAATCGTGGAGCGCAGCGCGACGTCACTAGAACTCTGGATGAACGACGTGCTGGCGGATCAGCCGACGTTCGCGGCGGGGTTGCTGGCGCGCGCGGTGGCGCTGTGCGGGGGCGGGCGGGTGGTGGCGCTGCCGGAGGAGTTCGACGGCACGGCGGCGACGTTCCACCTGCGCTGGAGCGAGGCTTCCGCGGAAGGGGCGCTCAGCGCCACTGAGGATGGGTCCGGAGGCGACGCTCGACCTCAGGCGTGA